The segment ACGACTTGCCAAAGAACCAGGTAAGTACGTGAAGCATATTTACGGTTTGGAGGAAGCCGGTGGAACGAACTGGTTATACATATCAGACATCCCCTTTGAAGAGCTTGGCTTTAAAAAAGGTATCCCGAGTGTGTCGCTGCCGGATTATACATGGTCGGTTCTGTCAAGCATTCCGGCTAAGGTCACAGGTTTTGTCGCATTATTGTCAGCAGTTGCCTATTTTAGAGGCAGAGGATCTCAAGAGGAGGGTAGCGAATGAGCGCTCAAGAAAATAAACAAGCAGTAGTGTCTGGTGGCGCATGGTTGGCTGTTCTTCTCGTAGCAGCAATGATTGCCGCCGCCCTTTATAGATTTTCAAACGGACTTGGAGCTGTAACCAATTTAAGTGATGAAGTGCCATGGGGTCTCTGGATTGGTGTTGACGTATTGGCAGGTGTAGCTTTGGCCGCTGGTGGATTTACTATCGCTGGCGCTGTTTATATTTTTAATATGAAAAAATATAAACCTGTTGCACGGGCCGCGGTGTTAACAGCCTTTGCCGGCTATGTAGTCGTTTCTATCGGTATATTGTTTGATATCGGTAAGCCCATGACGCTTTGGCATCCTCTGGTAATGTGGCAGCCGCACTCAATAATGTTTGAAGTTGTTGTCTGTGTTGTACTTTATACGACGGTTTTGGCCCTGGAGTTTGCCGGGCCATTTTTAGAAGGAACAGGCAGTGCGTTAGCAAAAACGTTCACAAGTCGAAAGGTGATGGTGCCCTTATCTATTGCGGCAATAACACTGTCCTTTCTGCATCAGTCATCCCTTGGCGCACTCTTTCTTTTAATGCCGTCAAAACTGAACCACCTCTGGTGGACGACAATGCTGCCGTATAACTTTTTCGTGTCTGCCATTGCCGCCGGTCTTGCCATGGTGAGTTTTGAGTATGTGATTGCCTCGTCAGTATTTAAACATGAGTGTGATATGGATATTTTGCGCGGTTTGGCAAAAGGAACAGCTATAGCGCTCCTGGTCTATTTTCTGCTTCGTGTTGGCGATATTATGATCAAGGGTAATATGGGCTTAATCTTTGCTGATGGTGCCGGAAAGCTATTCATGCTTGAAATGGCCCTGGTGTTGATACCAATGATCATGCTTTTCCTTGCCAGCAGTTCAGCTCAATCAGCTGGGGCCATTTTCGTGCCACAGATGCTTGTCCTTGTTGGAATAGTTTTGAATAGACTTGATATCTTATTCCTTGTTCAACTTAAAGATGGCGCAAGTTACAGCCCGTCGTTTGTTGAGCTTATCATCACGCTCGGACTTATTTCTGCAATAGTGGTCGCCTATAGGGCAGCCGCGATAAAGTTGCCGATTGCCTCACCCGTCAGGGCGGATAACTAACGTTTCGTAATTTCTTTTAGGGCCCAGGGTGAAAGGCTTTTTACTCCCCCTCCTTAGTCTTTCATTTCCTGGGACCTTGTTTTTATTCCCCTCAACGACCCACGTTCCGCCAAATTGTACTATCCGTTATTGACTATGGAGGCAGGCTATGAAAAGCGTAAATAGACGTACCGCTGTTTTGGCAGTTGTCGTTTTGTTTCTTTTTATGATCCCGGTAAACTTGTTTGGGCAAACTGAACGTTTTGATATTTCCATAGGGAAATCTATTCAAAAGGGCCCGGTTGATGCCCCTGTCACTATCATTGAATTTCTCGATTTTCAATGACCCCATTGTGCTGCAGCTGGTCCAGCTGTTAAGCAACTGTTGGAAACCTATCCTGGTAAAATTCGATTTGCGATAAAAAATTATCCCTATAAATATCGAGATTACTCGCGTATTGCAGCACAGGCCTTTCTGTCGGCTGCTGATCAAGGGAAAGGCTGGGAGATGCATGATCTGCTTCTCGATAAATCGCCCAAACTCGATAGCAAGAGTCTGAGAAGCTATGCGGAGCAGTTAGGTCTGGATTTGAAGAAGTTTTCAACTGACCTTGAGACAATGCGCCATAATGAGCAGATTCAAGAGGAGCATGATCTTGCCATTCGCATGGACTTATATAATACACCAACCTTTTTTATTAATGGGATTAAGGTGGTCGGTAATAGATCCTTTGAGTATCTACAGCGCATAGTGGAGTCGGAGTTAAAAGATGCAAAGTAAAGGCGCTTTAATCTGTTTGACTTTACTTTTTGCGCTTTGCGGGGGGCAGACTGTTTCAGCCCAGAAAAGTATTGAACCGCTTAACGATCAAATATACTCCACGCTCTATCAAACCCTGGCGCCAGCCCAGATTGAACTTGGTAAAAAGCTGTTTTTTGACCGACGTCTTTCCGGCGATGGTACTATGAGCTGCGCCACCTGTCATATTCCCGAGATGCTCTTTACCGACGGGGAGGCGATCTCTCTGAGCTATCCTACGACTCGAAACTGGCGTAATGCTCCGACACTGGTCAATCTGCACTATAGCCGTTTTTTGTTTCACGATGGACGGTCTCAAAGTTTGGAAGAGCAGGCCTTGTTCCCAATTTTATCAGCTTTTGAAATGAACCAGAACCTGGATTATCTTGAAGAAGAGATCCGTTCTGTGCCGGCCTATGTTGAAGAGTTTACTTTAGCGTTTGGTTCCCCTGATATCACCAGGGAGCGAATTGGTGCGGCAATTGCCGTTTTTGAAAAGACCCTGGTTTCAAAAAACTCTCCGGTCGATAGATTTTTACAAGGGGATTCTGCAAGTTTGTCAGCGCAGTCCCAGTTGGGGATGAGGATATTTGTAGGGAAGGGGAAATGCATCGAATGTCATTATGGTGTTACCGTAAGTGATGATAAATTTCACGCGCTTAAGGTTCCTGAAAATCCCGTAGATCAAAAAGACCCTCGAGTGTCAGCCACCAGAAGATTTGTTGCTAAGATGAACGGGTTTACGGATTTTAATCTTCTTGATACCGACCCCGGGCGCTATTTGATTACCAAGCAGGATGCAGACTGGCAGGCTTTTAAAACGCCAACATTACGCGAAGTTGCTCATACCGGCCCGTACATGCATAACGGTATCTTTCAGACGCTTGATGAAGTAATTGATTTTTTTGATAAGGGCGGCGGAGAGGGTAACAGCAAACTTACCCCACTTTACCTTACCACGGCAGAGAAGGACGCACTTAAATCCTTTTTGAATAGTCTTTCCGGTGAAAAAATAGTATTTTCTTTTCCTTTAGTTCCTTAAATTAAAATCTCTGGAGGAAAATATGTCAGATTTACCCAAAAACTACAAATGGATGATGACAAATTTCGAGAAAGTAGTTTCTGCCCATCAGGAGCTTGGCAAAGCACTTTATGATGCAGGGCCACTCGACAAAAAAACTGCTCAGCTCATTAAATTGGCAGCTGCAGCTGCAACCGGCTCAGAAGGTGGTGTGCACTCGCATAGCAAACGGGCACTGGACGCTGGTGCTTCCAAAGAAGAAATTTATCATGCTCTGATTCTGCTTAGCAGTTCTG is part of the Desulfobulbaceae bacterium genome and harbors:
- the nrfD gene encoding polysulfide reductase NrfD; the encoded protein is MSAQENKQAVVSGGAWLAVLLVAAMIAAALYRFSNGLGAVTNLSDEVPWGLWIGVDVLAGVALAAGGFTIAGAVYIFNMKKYKPVARAAVLTAFAGYVVVSIGILFDIGKPMTLWHPLVMWQPHSIMFEVVVCVVLYTTVLALEFAGPFLEGTGSALAKTFTSRKVMVPLSIAAITLSFLHQSSLGALFLLMPSKLNHLWWTTMLPYNFFVSAIAAGLAMVSFEYVIASSVFKHECDMDILRGLAKGTAIALLVYFLLRVGDIMIKGNMGLIFADGAGKLFMLEMALVLIPMIMLFLASSSAQSAGAIFVPQMLVLVGIVLNRLDILFLVQLKDGASYSPSFVELIITLGLISAIVVAYRAAAIKLPIASPVRADN
- a CDS encoding DsbA family protein, which encodes METYPGKIRFAIKNYPYKYRDYSRIAAQAFLSAADQGKGWEMHDLLLDKSPKLDSKSLRSYAEQLGLDLKKFSTDLETMRHNEQIQEEHDLAIRMDLYNTPTFFINGIKVVGNRSFEYLQRIVESELKDAK
- a CDS encoding cytochrome-c peroxidase, with amino-acid sequence MQSKGALICLTLLFALCGGQTVSAQKSIEPLNDQIYSTLYQTLAPAQIELGKKLFFDRRLSGDGTMSCATCHIPEMLFTDGEAISLSYPTTRNWRNAPTLVNLHYSRFLFHDGRSQSLEEQALFPILSAFEMNQNLDYLEEEIRSVPAYVEEFTLAFGSPDITRERIGAAIAVFEKTLVSKNSPVDRFLQGDSASLSAQSQLGMRIFVGKGKCIECHYGVTVSDDKFHALKVPENPVDQKDPRVSATRRFVAKMNGFTDFNLLDTDPGRYLITKQDADWQAFKTPTLREVAHTGPYMHNGIFQTLDEVIDFFDKGGGEGNSKLTPLYLTTAEKDALKSFLNSLSGEKIVFSFPLVP
- a CDS encoding carboxymuconolactone decarboxylase family protein, with protein sequence MSDLPKNYKWMMTNFEKVVSAHQELGKALYDAGPLDKKTAQLIKLAAAAATGSEGGVHSHSKRALDAGASKEEIYHALILLSSSVGFSNAAAAVSWARDILEA